The following is a genomic window from Micrococcus cohnii.
ACGCGTACCCGGCCACCGATGGCTCGGGGGACGTGTACTTCGACGTCCGCTCGTGGGAGCGCTACGGGGAGCTGACCCGCCAGCGGGTCGAGGACATGCAGGACGCCCCCGACGCGGACCCGCGCGGCAAGCGCGACCCCCGCGACTTCGCCCTGTGGAAGGGCGCCAAGCAGGGGGAACCGACGACGGCGTCGTGGGACTCCCCATGGGGCCGTGGCCGACCGGGCTGGCATCTGGAGTGCTCGGCCATGTCCACGAAGTACCTCGGCGCCGAGTTCGACATCCACGGCGGCGGCCTCGACCTGCGCTTCCCGCACCACGAGAACGAGCTCGCGCAGTCCACGGCGGCCGGCGACCCGTTCGCCCGCTTCTGGCTCCACAACGGCCTGGTCACCTACGAGGGCGAGAAGATGTCCAAGTCGGTCGGCAACACCATCTCTCCCGAGCAGATGCTCGGCATGGCCCGACCGAAGGCCGTGCGCTACTTCCTGGGTCAGGCTCATTACCGCTCGCAGCTGGATTATCGTCCCGGGGCGCTCGACGAGGCCGCCGCCGCGGTCGAGCGTGTCGAGAGCTTCGTGGCTCGGGCGAGAGCGGCCCACGCAGAGCCCGAGACGCCGACCGAGACGCCGACCGGGCCGCTGGCCGACGCCGCGCCGGCGGCGTTCCGCGCGGCGATGGAGGACGACCTCGCCGTCCCCCAGGCGCTCGCCGTGCTCCACGAGACGGTCCGCGCGGGCAACTCGGCCCTGGCCGCCGGCGATGCCGAGACCGTGCGGGCACGCCTGAGCGAGGTGACGGCGATGACGCGGATCCTCGGCTTGGACGATGTGCCCGAGCCGAACACCGCGGGCACCGGCCCCGAGACCACCGCCCTCGACGCGCTCGTCCGTTCCCAGCTCGAGGCCCGCGCTCAGGCCCGCGCCGAGAAGGACTGGGCGAGCGCCGACCGCATTCGAGACGCTCTCGCCGCCGCCGGCATCGAGGTGTCCGACGGGTCCGACGGCGCGACGTGGAGCCTGCGCGGCTGAACGGTGCCGTCGTGGGGCGGACCGGCGCGCCCTAGACTGGAGGGCGTTCCGCACCCGCCGGTGCGGTCGTCTCCGCAGTCTGATTGAGGTACCCGCCATGTCCATCGCACCCCGCTCCGGCGGCAGCCGCAAGCCGAAGGGCAAGAAGGGCCCGCAGAAGGGCTCGGGCGGCCAGGGCCGCAAGGCCCTCCATGGCCGCGGCCCCACGCCCAAGGCCGAGGACCGCGTCTACCACAAGGCGCACCGCGCCAAGCAGCTGGCTGAGCGCTCCGCCGCGAAGCGCCCTGGCGGGGCGGCCCGTCCCGCGAGCCGCGCCGACCGTCGGGCGAAATCGATCGAGGAGACCGTCTCCGGCCGCAATCCGGTCGTCGAGGCGCTGCGCGCCGGCATTCCGGCGAAGTCCCTGCACGTCTCCGTCCGCGTCGAGATGGACGACCGCGTCCGTGAGGCGCTGCGCCTGTGCGCCGAGCAGGGGGTCCCGGTGCTGGAGAACACCAAACCCGAGCTGGACCGCCTCTCGGGGGAGGCCGTCCACCAGGGGCTGGTCCTGCAGATCCCGCCCTACGAGTACGCCGACGCGGTGGAGACGGCGCGCGAGGCCCTCGAGAAGTGGGACAAGGCCTACATGCGCACCGCCCCGCTGCTGATCGCCCTCGACGGCATCACGGATCCGCGCAACCTCGGCGCCATCATTCGCTCCGGCTCGGCCTTCGACGCCGATGGGGTCATCGTGCCCGCCCGCCGCTCGGTCGGCATGACGGCCACCGCGTGGCGCACGTCCGCGGGTGCGGCGGCCCGGGTCCCGGTGGCGCAGGCGGGCAACCTGAACACGACGCTCGCCGAGCTGCACCGCATGGGGTACTTCGTGCTGGGCCTCGACGGCGGAGGCGATGTCTCCCTGCCCGGTCTCCCGCTGGCGACGGAGCCGCTCGTGCTGGTCGTCGGCGCCGAGGGCAAAGGTCTGTCTCG
Proteins encoded in this region:
- the cysS gene encoding cysteine--tRNA ligase — translated: MAQRFYDTQTAQIRDFVPLREGEASVYYCGATVQGMPHVGHVRSAIVFDILIRWLEATGLKVTSVRNVTDIDDKILDRSVASQAEDFAASALYPADEQWWALAYRFEKAFDSAYLSLGVRRPTYEPRATGHITEMFALIERLIERGHAYPATDGSGDVYFDVRSWERYGELTRQRVEDMQDAPDADPRGKRDPRDFALWKGAKQGEPTTASWDSPWGRGRPGWHLECSAMSTKYLGAEFDIHGGGLDLRFPHHENELAQSTAAGDPFARFWLHNGLVTYEGEKMSKSVGNTISPEQMLGMARPKAVRYFLGQAHYRSQLDYRPGALDEAAAAVERVESFVARARAAHAEPETPTETPTGPLADAAPAAFRAAMEDDLAVPQALAVLHETVRAGNSALAAGDAETVRARLSEVTAMTRILGLDDVPEPNTAGTGPETTALDALVRSQLEARAQARAEKDWASADRIRDALAAAGIEVSDGSDGATWSLRG
- the rlmB gene encoding 23S rRNA (guanosine(2251)-2'-O)-methyltransferase RlmB, which encodes MSIAPRSGGSRKPKGKKGPQKGSGGQGRKALHGRGPTPKAEDRVYHKAHRAKQLAERSAAKRPGGAARPASRADRRAKSIEETVSGRNPVVEALRAGIPAKSLHVSVRVEMDDRVREALRLCAEQGVPVLENTKPELDRLSGEAVHQGLVLQIPPYEYADAVETAREALEKWDKAYMRTAPLLIALDGITDPRNLGAIIRSGSAFDADGVIVPARRSVGMTATAWRTSAGAAARVPVAQAGNLNTTLAELHRMGYFVLGLDGGGDVSLPGLPLATEPLVLVVGAEGKGLSRLVREHCQQIVSIPISSSMESLNASMAVGISLYEIAVQRGTGRGAAE